The Tenebrio molitor chromosome 3, icTenMoli1.1, whole genome shotgun sequence genome contains a region encoding:
- the tn gene encoding RING finger protein nhl-1 translates to MEQFEQLLTCAICLDRYRNPKLLPCQHSFCMEPCLEGLVDYVRRQVKCPECRAEHRIPYQGVQGFPTNVTLQRFLELHIEITGELPDPTSGQVMERCNVCSEKAYCSFCSHCDKKICEECKGAHMEILRREISRINNQIRRGLHRLQDTLALVEKNTQNIQSNCSSVSEEVEEIYRRLSKALKDRTEYLRGEIDRYLGTELRSLTNLKENLELEISNILSNCDLADKHMNESVDIWDDCELMDAKEIFLKTVEFIRNFEYENTDYTRRIRLVLAHDPNQLVLHVAGYGDLNLANQHLSQSAGMLQPPGPGLMRSKSDHRLATQFRQQEERGYDRGYGDNQDESLLSGRKFGERPKTERYGDRYGRGGTDYGDDYDETRPARSRYSRFRRHNQDNDSDTEQPGRGVRFTEQQKSERERVLDTEDVARGPLSGITRLADSPRVMKKLQENESGKKKEKEAPPPPQPATQPKIVPKRPPPPANRQVSEEDEIAKIKKQNKGATTSTETETRPAAEERHSTTQRKTPAPEAISSPEESDESVTSLQQTQRKTAASKTAAPTRRASDAGHKKSTRSASSDSNTSTESSTASSTAIRNTGAPFTTEEVKQKYLSRGSVDTPPDTRTRVSSTGSNKEAQPQKPFQSRFLHNKTPTPQTPAPKDDEETESTSEEESDSDDDSEDNTTTKKPEPKEMAKTDIGPLLARSAHARDGSAENARRSSRDDTTTYSRSRYTAPKEESPPRRYGRRTSAVQDEEPPRYGYTSRFLNKSKSSAAIPPDEEDHKYGSTLGDDSDSKYPSGRSRYMALKERRQRLARSRSSQQFGDEEDIDEPIPPTSSNPTAYLASRGYGSTTSSGHDLARSRSSHALKSRDNSPDRSSTTEKDGAALSSWARYLKNKYGNRNSGKDKDSSASSMTPSSSSSTTARRLSLGLPLRSSTELGSSDDDQKNMQGSPTTPPTAATAAAGIAVAVAGTSPRSQYLQKCQQLFEIGSRGSEAGCFTWPRGVAVGPDNSIVVADSSNHRVQVFDANGRFLKEFGQYGNGEGEFDCLAGVAVNRIGQYIIADRYNHRIQVFDPSGRFLRSFGSQGTADGRFNYPWGITTDALGFIYVCDKENHRVQVFQSDGTFVGKFGSMGCKEGQLEHPHYIAVSNTNRVVVSDSNNHRIQIFDVNGKVLSSFGIEGSEDGQFKFPRGVAVDDQGYICVADSGNNRIQIFHPDGTFLRAFGCWGISKGEFKGLEGVAMTPNGHILVCDRENHRIQVF, encoded by the exons ATGGAACAATTCGAGCAGCTCTTAACATGTGCCATATGCCTGGACCGTTATCGGAATCCAAAGCTGCTGCCATGTCAGCACAGTTTTTGCATGGAACCTTGCCTGGAGGGTCTCGTGGATTACGTCCGTAGGCAG GTGAAGTGTCCGGAATGTCGAGCGGAACACCGCATCCCCTATCAGGGGGTGCAAGGCTTCCCGACCAACGTCACCCTTCAAAGATTCCTGGAACTTCACATCGAAATAACGGGAGAACTTCCGGATCCGACAAGCGGTCAAGTCATGGAGAGATGCAACGTTTGTTCGGAAAAGGCGTATTGCAGCTTCTGTTCTCACTGTGATAAGAAAATCTGCGAGGAATGCAAAGGCGCGCACATGGAAATACTCCGAAGGGAAATTTCCAGGATAAACAATCAAATACGCAGAGGACTACATAGACTACAAGATACTTTAGCTCTAGTCGAAAAAAATACGCAAAATATTCAATCGAATTGCTCGTCGGTCAGCGAAGAAGTCGAAGAGATTTACAGGAGACTTTCCAAAGCCCTCAAGGACCGTACCGAATATTTAAGAGGGGAGATCGATCGTTACTTAGGAACGGAACTAAGAAGCTTGACTAATCTGAAGGAGAATCTGGAACTGGAAATCTCAAATATTCTGAGCAACTGCGACTTGGCCGACAAACACATGAACGAGAGTGTGGACATCTGGGACGACTGCGAGCTGATGGACGCCAAAGAAATTTTCTTGAAGACCGTCGAATTCATCCGCAACTTTGAGTACGAAAACACCGACTACACGAGGAGAATCCGTCTGGTTTTGGCCCACGACCCGAATCAACTCGTTCTGCACGTCGCCGGTTACGGAGATCTAAACTTGGCAAACCAACACCTGAGTCAAAGCGCAGGAATGTTGCAGCCGCCAGGTCCTGGCTTGATGCGATCTAAAAGTGACCACAGACTGGCCACGCAGTTCAGACAACAGGAGGAACGAGGTTACGACAGAGGTTACGGCGACAACCAAGATGAGTCGCTTCTTAGCGGCAGAAAATTCGGCGAAAGACCTAAAACAGAAAGGTACGGTGATCGATACGGCAGAGGAGGAACTGATTACGGAGACGATTACGACGAGACTCGCCCGGCGAGATCTAGATACAGCAGATTTCGTAGACACAATCAAGACAACGATTCGGACACTGAACAACCTGGAAGAGGTGTGAGATTCACCGAGCAGCAAAAAAGCGAAAGAGAAAGGGTTCTAGATACTGAAGATGTTGCTCGCGGCCCGCTTAGCGGCATAACTAGACTGGCAGATTCGCCTAGAGTGATGAAAAAATTGCAAGAGAATGAAAGTGGCAAAAAGAAGGAAAAGGAGGCGCCTCCTCCGCCTCAACCGGCTACTCAGCCAAAGATCGTACCAAAGAGACCACCTCCACCGGCTAACAGACAAGTAAGCGAAGAAGATGAAATCGCTAaaattaagaaacaaaataaagGTGCCACTACTTCAACTGAAACAGAAACGCGACCAGCTGCTGAAGAAAGGCACTCTACGACTCAAAGAAAAACGCCTGCTCCAGAG GCCATCTCCAGTCCTGAAGAATCAGACGAATCTGTTACATCGTTACAACAAACGCAACGAAAAACTGCTGCCAGTAAAACTGCAGCACCTACCAGAAGAGCTTCAGACGCGGGACATAAAAAATCAACGCGCTCGGCAAGCTCTGATTCGAACACTTCAACAGAATCGTCTACGGCCTCGTCGACTGCCATACGTAACACAGGAGCTCCTTTCACAACAGAAGAAGTCAAGCAGAAATATTTATCAAGAGGAAGTGTAGACACTCCTCCAGATACGAGAACGAGAGTATCTTCAACGGGATCGAACAAAGAAGCGCAGCCTCAAAAACCGTTCCAAAGTAGATTTCTTCACAACAAGACTCCAACGCCTCAAACTCCAGCCCCCAAAGACGACGAAGAGACTGAAAGTACTTCTGAAGAAGAATCTGATTCGGATGATGACTCCGAAGACAATACCACTACGAAGAAACCAGAGCCCAAAGAAATGGCCAAGACTGATATTGGTCCATTGTTAGCACGTAGTGCTCACGCTAGAGATGGCAGTGCTGAGAATGCACGCAGAAGTAGTCGTGACGACACTACGACGTACAGTAGATCAAGATATACCGCCCCCAAAGAAGAATCTCCGCCTAGGAGATACGGAAGAAGAACATCGGCAGTACAAGACGAAGAACCACCCCGATATGGCTACACCAGTCGCTTCCttaataaaagtaaaagttccgcGGCGATACCACCTGACGAAGAAGATCACAAATACGGATCAACCCTGGGAGATGATTCGGACAGCAAATATCCCAGCGGTCGTTCCAGGTACATGGCGCTGAAGGAACGCAGACAACGTTTAGCTAGAAGCAGAAGTAGTCAACAATTCGGTGACGAAGAAGACATCGATGAACCAATACCACCGACTTCTTCCAATCCAACGGCGTATTTGGCATCGAGAGGATACGGCTCTACAACATCATCAGGTCATGATCTTGCTAGAAGTCGATCTTCGCACGCCTTAAAATCGCGCGACAATTCACCGGATAGATCGAGTACAACCGAGAAAGATGGTGCAGCGCTCAGTTCTTGGGCCAGATACCTGAAGAACAAGTACGGCAATAGGAATAGCGGTAAAGATAAAGATTCTAGTGCCAGTTCGATGACACCATCGTCGAGTAGTTCTACAACCGCGAGGAGACTTTCCCTGGGTCTCCCACTGAGGTCTTCAACAGAATTAGGGAGCTCTGATGACGACCAAAAAAACATGCAAGGCTCCCCCACTACCCCTCCTACAGCAGCTACGGCAGCGGCCG GTATCGCAGTGGCAGTAGCAGGTACCTCCCCTAGGAGTCAATACTTGCAGAAGTGCCAACAGCTGTTCGAAATTGGTAGTCGGGGGAGCGAAGCCGGATGTTTTACGTGGCCTCGCGGCGTTGCCGTTGGTCCCGATAACTCCATAGTTGTCGCAGATTCCTCAAACCATCGTGTTCAAGTTTTCGATGCAAACGGCAGATTCCTGAAAGAATTCGGACAATATGGCAACGGCGAAGGAGAATTCGATTGTCTTGCAGGAGTCGCCGTTAATAGAATAGGGCAATATATTATTGCGGATCGATATAATCATAGAATACAAGTATTTGATCCATCGGGAAGATTTTTGAGATCTTTCGGTAGTCAAGGAACTGCTGACGGAAGATTTAATTATCCGTGGGGAATTACCACAGATGCTTTAGGTTTCATCTACGTTTGTGATAAAGAAAACCATAGAGTTCAG GTTTTCCAATCAGATGGCACATTTGTGGGTAAATTCGGTTCCATGGGCTGTAAAGAAGGACAACTGGAACATCCTCATTACATTGCGGTGTCAAATACAAATAGGGTTGTCGTCTCAGATTCTAACAATCACAgaatacaaatttttgatGTGAACGGCAAGGTTCTCAGTTCTTTCGGCATTGAAGGATCTGAGgatggtcagtttaaatttcCCAGAGGAGTTGCCGTTGATGACCAAGGATACATTTGTGTTGCGGATTCTGGAAACAATAGGATACAGATCTTCCATCCCGATGGAACCTTCTTGAGAGCATTTGGATGCTGGGGTATCAGTAAAGGAGAGTTTAAAGGATTGGAAGGCGTTGCAATGACGCCGAATGGACACATTTTGGTGTGTGATCGAGAAAACCACAGGATAcaagtgttttaa